The Calditerrivibrio nitroreducens DSM 19672 genome window below encodes:
- a CDS encoding ABC transporter ATP-binding protein — translation MSALLEVKNIYLSFGGIMAVAGVSFKVNKGEIFSIIGPNGAGKTSVLNVITGIYKPKRGKILFEDNDITDLPVKKRAKLGLVRTFQNLELFKGMTVLDNLMLSRHIYMNYGLISSIFYFGKALKEEVKNREFVEHVIDFLDLSSVRKKHVFELSYGIQKRVELARALCLEPKLLMLDEPMAGMNTEETEDMARYIIDINEEMGITIILIEHDMNVVMDLSHRVVALDFGEKICEGKPEEVANDERVLSAYLGEEKWV, via the coding sequence ATGTCGGCATTGCTGGAAGTTAAGAATATTTATCTGAGTTTCGGTGGTATAATGGCTGTGGCTGGAGTATCATTTAAAGTTAATAAAGGTGAGATATTCTCCATTATAGGACCAAATGGTGCAGGGAAAACGAGCGTTTTAAACGTAATTACGGGGATTTATAAGCCCAAACGGGGGAAAATATTATTTGAAGATAACGACATTACAGATCTACCGGTGAAGAAAAGGGCTAAGCTCGGTCTTGTCAGAACGTTTCAAAATCTTGAGCTTTTCAAAGGGATGACCGTTCTTGATAATCTAATGCTTTCAAGACATATATATATGAATTACGGTTTGATATCATCCATCTTCTATTTTGGGAAGGCGTTGAAGGAAGAGGTGAAAAATAGGGAATTTGTGGAGCATGTTATAGATTTTTTAGATCTTTCTTCGGTCAGGAAAAAGCATGTTTTTGAGCTTTCCTACGGAATCCAGAAAAGGGTGGAACTGGCAAGGGCATTATGCCTTGAGCCTAAGCTTCTCATGCTGGATGAGCCTATGGCTGGTATGAATACAGAAGAGACCGAAGATATGGCGAGATACATTATCGATATCAACGAGGAGATGGGGATTACGATCATCTTAATTGAGCATGATATGAATGTGGTGATGGATCTTTCCCACAGGGTGGTGGCTCTTGATTTTGGTGAAAAGATCTGTGAAGGGAAGCCTGAAGAGGTGGCGAATGATGAGAGGGTGCTTTCTGCTTATCTGGGAGAAGAGAAATGGGTATGA
- a CDS encoding DUF445 family protein, with translation MQLHYSLILTPFLTGFVGYFTNYLAIKMLFRPHKKRWYSFGWQGVIPRNRSKLAKEIGKLVGNELIKEDDIIKSIKDEQFQALLSDFIRKELKRLLNSEGNIYLNDILKKLNLPVEELIKINLDVILKDEEFKNKFDEALKDLIDLISDFLGKRKISDLELNINEIYSRIYVNVIENGSWQQLVVNSLKEKLYDWLYSGKKIKEIFPGSLNDKIYELSPILAEKLINQVRQLFNDPIFKIKITRKIIDWKNSYFGNSLFDQLKLSALNAIISDDKIAELVDNELPKILNTIAEDRSTFENIKGMISNQFNILLDKQVSHFVDFLGVENVHGLINKMMVSLEGYLRSEAFGENIFNFLKNLKEQNSNKSFNEVLSILSIDIKNFLGKFLSYSTVIEKRDVIEKILVDLISGINISLMFKSMSENSYENIAEKIHGEINLLLDRNIPNVIRGLNIPKIVEDRINTLNLYQVEGLLFSFMSDQFKWINILGFILGFIFGMMQSLFVIMYGG, from the coding sequence TTGCAGCTGCATTATAGCCTTATTCTTACACCATTTTTAACCGGTTTCGTTGGGTATTTTACAAACTATCTGGCCATAAAGATGCTCTTTCGTCCACACAAAAAAAGATGGTACAGCTTTGGGTGGCAGGGGGTTATCCCCAGAAATAGAAGTAAATTGGCAAAAGAGATCGGAAAGCTTGTGGGGAATGAACTTATAAAAGAAGATGATATTATAAAGTCAATAAAAGATGAACAGTTTCAGGCTTTGTTGTCCGATTTCATCAGAAAAGAGTTAAAAAGATTACTAAACTCTGAGGGAAATATCTATTTAAATGATATTTTGAAGAAATTAAATCTACCTGTGGAAGAGCTGATCAAAATTAATCTGGATGTAATTTTAAAAGATGAAGAGTTTAAGAATAAGTTTGATGAGGCTCTAAAAGATCTGATAGACTTGATTTCGGATTTTTTGGGGAAAAGAAAAATCAGTGATCTGGAATTAAATATAAATGAGATCTATAGCAGGATCTACGTAAACGTCATTGAAAATGGAAGCTGGCAGCAGCTTGTAGTAAATAGTTTGAAGGAAAAGCTATATGACTGGTTGTATTCCGGGAAAAAAATAAAAGAGATATTCCCGGGTAGTTTAAACGATAAAATATATGAGCTTTCACCTATATTGGCGGAAAAGCTGATAAATCAGGTCAGACAGCTATTTAATGATCCTATATTCAAAATCAAGATAACACGTAAAATAATCGATTGGAAAAACAGCTATTTTGGAAATTCGTTATTTGATCAGTTAAAGTTGAGTGCATTGAATGCTATCATAAGTGATGATAAGATTGCAGAACTTGTGGATAATGAATTACCTAAAATACTCAACACCATAGCCGAAGATAGGTCAACCTTTGAGAATATCAAAGGGATGATCTCAAACCAATTTAATATTTTGTTGGATAAACAGGTCAGCCATTTTGTGGATTTTTTAGGTGTTGAAAATGTTCATGGCCTTATAAATAAAATGATGGTATCTCTGGAAGGGTATTTAAGAAGTGAAGCTTTTGGGGAAAATATTTTTAATTTCCTGAAAAATCTCAAGGAGCAGAACAGTAATAAGAGTTTTAATGAGGTTTTGTCGATTTTAAGTATCGATATTAAAAATTTTTTGGGAAAATTTTTATCTTATAGTACAGTCATAGAAAAAAGAGATGTTATAGAAAAGATCCTGGTTGATTTAATCTCAGGTATAAATATTTCATTGATGTTTAAAAGTATGAGTGAGAATAGTTATGAAAATATCGCCGAAAAGATACATGGTGAGATTAATCTACTGCTTGATAGAAACATCCCAAATGTTATTAGGGGTTTGAATATCCCAAAAATTGTTGAGGATAGGATAAATACTCTAAACCTTTATCAGGTGGAAGGGCTACTTTTCTCTTTTATGTCGGATCAATTTAAGTGGATAAATATTTTGGGCTTTATTTTAGGTTTTATTTTTGGTATGATGCAATCTCTGTTTGTAATTATGTATGGAGGATAG
- a CDS encoding Ppx/GppA phosphatase family protein → MIAAGIDIGTNTVRMIVADVIDGKISDILHQNRSVTRLGEGFIKTGFLREDAIKRTFDVVVKFYREALSYNPFKVKCCATSAVREAENGYIFTELLKGQGIEIEIIDGETEGRLTALGVMSGLNLGDEPSLIVDIGGGSTELIYLSGIDLNFAKSFKIGVVKLSDIFDFSMPCTEELLERVNLYIADCFTDFDFSIEIKNIVATAGTPTTLAAIDMQMENYDYRKVNGYVITEKRLNELISFISSKDIEERKMIKGLESGREDLIVPGSLMLRFLLNSFSKDRLIVSDFGLREGIVIAAAL, encoded by the coding sequence ATGATAGCTGCTGGGATTGATATCGGTACAAACACCGTCAGGATGATAGTTGCTGATGTCATTGATGGTAAAATTTCGGATATTCTTCATCAAAATAGATCGGTTACAAGGCTTGGAGAAGGTTTCATCAAAACAGGTTTTTTGCGGGAAGATGCCATAAAAAGAACGTTTGATGTGGTTGTCAAATTCTATCGTGAAGCATTGTCGTATAACCCTTTCAAGGTCAAATGCTGTGCCACAAGTGCCGTCAGGGAAGCGGAAAATGGCTATATTTTTACCGAATTACTCAAAGGGCAGGGTATAGAGATAGAGATTATCGATGGTGAAACGGAGGGGAGATTAACCGCTCTAGGGGTTATGTCAGGTTTGAATTTGGGTGATGAACCATCTCTTATTGTTGATATAGGGGGAGGATCCACAGAGCTTATTTACTTAAGTGGGATCGATCTTAATTTCGCAAAAAGTTTTAAAATTGGTGTTGTGAAGCTTTCGGACATCTTTGATTTTTCAATGCCATGTACAGAAGAACTACTGGAAAGGGTAAATCTGTATATTGCGGATTGCTTTACTGATTTTGATTTTTCTATAGAAATAAAAAACATTGTTGCAACAGCAGGCACCCCTACTACACTTGCCGCCATCGATATGCAGATGGAAAATTATGATTATAGAAAAGTCAACGGCTATGTAATTACTGAAAAGAGATTGAATGAATTGATATCTTTTATATCTTCAAAAGATATTGAAGAAAGAAAAATGATAAAAGGACTTGAGTCTGGTAGGGAGGATCTTATCGTTCCGGGATCTTTGATGCTTAGATTTCTGCTGAATAGTTTTTCAAAAGATCGATTAATTGTGAGTGATTTTGGCTTGAGAGAGGGGATAGTCATTGCAGCTGCATTATAG
- a CDS encoding GntR family transcriptional regulator has protein sequence MKDINIDNTPLSEKIAETLRDYIMKGNLKPGERLTEPKLSAMLGISRTPIREALRLLENEGFIDIFPRRGAVVSDITAKDVDEIFVIKTKLESLAARLAVENISEADIKKMMDINEKMAKYSETKNVVNLIKLNAEFHNIFIEKSNNSRLIKFIESLNKQFKRVTAYSFTEAGRIKKVLEEHANIVDAFVKRDADRVEQLVDLHVKNGWQFIISRMNYKTSN, from the coding sequence ATGAAGGATATAAATATAGACAACACCCCTTTATCTGAAAAGATAGCTGAAACACTCAGGGATTATATTATGAAAGGGAATTTAAAGCCGGGTGAAAGACTTACGGAGCCCAAGCTTTCGGCAATGCTGGGTATCAGCAGGACACCCATAAGGGAAGCGTTGAGGTTGCTGGAAAATGAGGGTTTTATAGACATTTTCCCTCGCAGGGGGGCGGTGGTCTCAGATATAACTGCTAAAGATGTGGATGAAATATTTGTCATCAAGACAAAACTGGAATCTCTGGCGGCAAGGCTTGCGGTGGAAAATATTTCAGAGGCAGACATAAAAAAGATGATGGATATCAATGAAAAGATGGCTAAATATTCCGAAACAAAAAATGTAGTAAATCTAATAAAACTCAACGCAGAATTTCACAACATCTTCATTGAGAAAAGCAACAATTCAAGACTGATAAAATTTATCGAGAGTTTGAATAAACAGTTTAAAAGGGTCACTGCATACTCATTTACAGAGGCGGGAAGGATAAAAAAGGTATTGGAAGAGCATGCAAATATTGTGGATGCTTTTGTAAAAAGAGATGCGGATAGAGTCGAACAGCTTGTGGATTTGCATGTGAAAAATGGATGGCAGTTTATCATATCCAGAATGAACTATAAGACTTCCAATTAA
- a CDS encoding MBL fold metallo-hydrolase, translating to MLKILGCRGTIPVSGEHFTKYGGNTSSIYVPVDKFSCVILDCGTGITALNSPEYASIQNYNIFFSHLHWDHIIGLPILRSMYNSKANVNIFVEDKDIFNSPTDFLKELFRPPFFPVSYQNLKANINVNFIDYGRSYNFGDLEVSSMQGNHPDGALIYKIGRNGYTAIYATDYEHSEIFDDKLAEFARNADYMLYDTTYLPDDYNGMFDGTPKIGWGHSTYKDAIRIARKADVKNIILFHHNPDYTDSMIDEMLELSKMEFENTICAYDGLTLY from the coding sequence ATGCTGAAGATATTAGGGTGTAGAGGTACGATTCCGGTTTCCGGCGAACACTTCACAAAGTATGGGGGTAATACATCTTCCATCTATGTTCCGGTAGATAAATTCTCATGCGTCATTCTGGATTGTGGCACCGGCATTACAGCCTTAAACAGCCCAGAGTATGCATCAATACAGAACTATAATATCTTTTTTAGTCATCTTCATTGGGATCACATAATAGGTTTGCCTATTTTAAGGTCTATGTATAATTCTAAGGCGAATGTAAATATATTTGTGGAAGATAAGGATATTTTCAATTCCCCCACAGATTTCTTAAAGGAGCTGTTTAGACCACCTTTTTTCCCGGTTTCTTACCAGAATCTCAAGGCAAACATAAATGTTAATTTTATAGATTATGGAAGATCCTATAATTTTGGCGATCTTGAGGTATCCTCTATGCAAGGGAACCATCCGGATGGTGCTCTGATATACAAGATTGGTAGAAATGGATATACTGCAATATATGCCACCGATTATGAACATTCAGAAATATTTGATGATAAATTGGCTGAGTTTGCCCGTAATGCTGATTATATGTTGTACGATACCACCTATCTACCTGACGACTACAATGGCATGTTTGATGGTACACCAAAAATAGGCTGGGGGCATTCCACATACAAGGATGCCATACGAATTGCCAGAAAAGCAGATGTGAAAAATATAATCCTTTTTCACCATAACCCAGACTATACCGATTCGATGATTGATGAGATGTTAGAGCTTTCCAAAATGGAATTTGAAAATACCATCTGTGCCTACGACGGATTAACACTTTATTAA
- a CDS encoding branched-chain amino acid ABC transporter permease yields MEFLTQIIIAGIVIGSIYSLVALGFTLIYKSTGIVNFAQGELLLVGAYICLHLTVSYQIPFIFSFLITLIFMFFFGFFIERVFLRRMIGEPIISIIMLTIGLSSLLKSIVQIIWGTDTRTFPEIFSHEPVKIGFLNISTVYIFALISIAIFLGIFSYFFKTTKTGVAMRAVASDQQAALSMGIDVRKIFALSWAIAAIVSTVGGVLLGNINGINTSLSQFGLKVFPVVILGGLDSIMGAIVGGIIIGVLENIVGGYIDPLLGGGAKEVFPFVAMIIILLIKPYGLFGTVKVEKV; encoded by the coding sequence ATGGAGTTTTTGACACAGATTATCATAGCTGGAATTGTAATAGGTAGTATATACTCTCTTGTGGCTCTTGGTTTTACACTTATTTACAAATCCACTGGTATAGTAAATTTTGCTCAGGGGGAACTATTACTTGTGGGGGCATATATCTGTCTTCATCTTACGGTAAGTTATCAGATTCCTTTTATATTTTCATTTTTAATTACACTTATATTTATGTTTTTTTTCGGATTTTTTATAGAAAGGGTCTTTTTAAGAAGAATGATAGGGGAGCCAATTATATCCATTATAATGCTTACCATAGGGCTGTCATCTCTTCTGAAATCTATAGTACAGATAATATGGGGTACTGATACCAGAACATTTCCTGAAATTTTTTCCCATGAGCCGGTGAAAATCGGTTTTTTAAACATAAGTACGGTGTATATTTTTGCTCTAATATCCATAGCTATATTTCTTGGTATATTTTCCTATTTCTTTAAAACCACCAAAACCGGTGTGGCTATGAGGGCCGTGGCAAGTGATCAGCAGGCTGCCCTCTCCATGGGGATAGATGTAAGAAAAATATTTGCTCTTTCATGGGCTATTGCGGCAATCGTATCCACTGTTGGAGGTGTTTTGTTGGGTAATATAAACGGTATAAACACCAGCTTATCCCAGTTTGGTTTAAAAGTTTTTCCGGTTGTCATTCTTGGGGGGCTTGATAGCATTATGGGGGCAATAGTTGGAGGTATAATTATTGGAGTGCTGGAGAATATCGTCGGTGGCTATATCGATCCACTTCTGGGGGGTGGAGCGAAAGAGGTGTTCCCCTTTGTAGCCATGATAATAATACTTCTTATAAAACCTTACGGGTTATTTGGAACAGTTAAGGTGGAAAAGGTATGA
- a CDS encoding M3 family metallopeptidase, with protein sequence MSDGLMGVWTLEGRKDRFEKLLSDSRLEIDNLLLNADGYEGFMLPYQSIIAKIHEEFTPISHLNAVNNSTETQELFNHCLELYTDFFTEINQSKAIYSKIKDIQSNNRDQSKDRLYDITLKEFELEGVHLSQEERNRIKEINLQLSKLSTDFFQNILNDTRKFELIVEDRSILGDMPEEDVKTYYKDGKYCFNLTAPSYSTFMKYCTDESLREKMFKAYFERAPQNSALIEEILKLRKDKANLLGFKNFAELSLQTKTAKDPEKVLNFLKNLGEKTKPYLNQDLEKLKEESEKLGLGDLKPYNIPFLMEQIRRRELELKEDEIRRFFEQKRTVEGLIDFVSEFFGLEFVNVVEDTWHPKVIVYDVRKDGAFVGKLYFDLEARFGKRDGAWMNEWLTRYKNDKGEIVYPVVFIVANFPPSNGGTPSLLKHSDVETLFHEMGHALHHLLSNSDDYFISGINGVEWDVVEFPSQFLENFAFDEKVLINIGIDFYTGERIGLDIVNKIKKERSFFAGYQMGRQLEFGIFDMLIHQDAYSVEEVDAILKETRRMLGTLEQPDYAKFQNQFSHIFSGGYAAGYYSYKWAEVLSADLFVKHDKKIVDGKKIASYLFTSGGSINIYEEYLKQLGTPPDLSSIFQLYGL encoded by the coding sequence GTGAGTGATGGCTTAATGGGTGTGTGGACTTTAGAAGGTAGAAAAGATAGATTTGAAAAACTACTATCAGACTCCAGGCTGGAAATAGATAATCTTCTGTTAAATGCTGATGGGTATGAAGGTTTTATGTTGCCGTATCAATCTATTATTGCAAAAATACATGAAGAGTTTACACCAATTAGCCACCTTAATGCCGTAAATAATTCAACAGAAACGCAGGAGCTTTTTAATCATTGTTTAGAGCTTTATACAGATTTTTTTACTGAAATTAATCAATCAAAAGCGATCTATTCAAAGATCAAGGATATTCAATCTAACAATAGGGATCAGAGTAAAGATAGGTTGTATGACATCACCTTGAAAGAGTTTGAATTGGAAGGAGTCCATCTCTCTCAGGAGGAACGAAATAGAATCAAAGAGATAAACCTTCAATTGAGCAAACTCTCCACAGATTTCTTTCAAAATATATTAAACGATACAAGAAAATTTGAGTTGATCGTTGAAGATAGATCCATTCTTGGTGATATGCCGGAAGAGGATGTTAAAACGTATTATAAGGATGGGAAATATTGCTTTAATCTTACGGCACCATCCTATAGCACTTTTATGAAGTATTGTACCGATGAATCTTTAAGAGAAAAGATGTTTAAAGCTTATTTTGAAAGGGCGCCGCAGAATTCCGCTCTAATCGAAGAGATATTGAAATTGAGGAAGGATAAAGCTAATCTATTGGGTTTTAAGAATTTTGCTGAGCTTTCCCTTCAAACTAAAACGGCAAAGGATCCTGAAAAGGTGCTAAATTTTCTTAAAAATCTTGGGGAGAAGACGAAGCCTTATCTCAATCAAGATCTGGAAAAGCTTAAAGAGGAGTCGGAAAAGCTTGGGCTGGGGGATCTCAAACCTTACAATATCCCATTTCTCATGGAGCAGATTCGTAGAAGAGAGTTGGAATTAAAAGAGGATGAGATAAGAAGATTTTTTGAGCAGAAGAGAACAGTGGAGGGGTTAATCGATTTTGTATCTGAATTCTTTGGATTAGAATTTGTTAATGTTGTTGAAGATACATGGCATCCCAAAGTTATCGTTTATGATGTCAGAAAAGATGGTGCGTTTGTGGGTAAGCTATATTTCGATCTGGAAGCCCGTTTTGGAAAAAGGGATGGCGCCTGGATGAATGAATGGCTTACAAGATATAAAAACGATAAGGGGGAAATTGTCTATCCCGTGGTATTTATCGTGGCAAATTTCCCACCTTCAAATGGTGGCACTCCTTCTTTATTGAAACATTCCGATGTGGAAACACTTTTTCATGAGATGGGGCATGCTTTGCATCATCTTTTGAGTAATTCTGATGATTATTTCATAAGTGGTATCAATGGGGTGGAGTGGGATGTGGTGGAGTTCCCTTCACAATTTCTTGAAAATTTTGCCTTTGACGAAAAGGTGTTGATAAATATAGGTATCGATTTTTATACCGGTGAAAGAATTGGATTGGACATTGTGAATAAGATAAAAAAGGAACGTTCTTTTTTTGCTGGCTACCAGATGGGAAGGCAGCTGGAGTTTGGAATATTTGATATGTTGATACATCAGGATGCCTATTCCGTTGAGGAAGTTGATGCGATTTTAAAAGAGACCCGCAGGATGCTGGGAACTCTGGAACAGCCGGACTATGCGAAATTTCAAAATCAATTTTCCCATATATTCTCCGGAGGTTATGCTGCAGGGTATTACAGCTATAAATGGGCGGAAGTGCTGAGTGCTGATCTGTTTGTTAAACACGATAAAAAGATCGTAGATGGAAAGAAGATAGCAAGCTATCTTTTCACATCTGGTGGATCAATTAACATATATGAGGAGTATCTGAAGCAATTGGGAACTCCACCAGATCTTTCATCGATATTTCAGTTATATGGATTATAA
- a CDS encoding AMP-binding protein codes for MGMTLLHYFFERYKKNPKKVSFREKDLGIWKEYTWTDYFEKVTKVAIYFESLGLKKGDTIAIIGDNKPEWIISEIAAQLLGAYPIGIYQDSISSEVEYILTKAESKVVVAEDQEQVDKVLENVDKFPQLKKIIYYDSKGMYQYRDELLIFFDDIFQQVSKTDLDSYFEEKLKLLNENDIAVMCTTSGTTGHPKLAMLSHKNMIFMATSLAKADPKYESDEFVSFLPLPWIGEQMMSVASALIFGFTVNFPESHNTVQEDMKEIGPRIIFSPPRVWENIASSVNMKIMDATPFKRFIYNLCLPIGYKYAELKFDKKKPSFFQKIQYIIAYILLFRKLKERLGFSFLRSAMTGGAALGPDTFKFFHALGIELKQIYGQTEIAGISCIHRSDDIDFTSVGKPIEGTEVRITEAGEIISRSDAVFVGYYKDEKATAETVRDGWLYSGDAGYFDDNGKLVVIDRMKDLMYLSDGTRFSPQFIENKLKFSPFIKEAVVLGDKKDYITAIINIDMGIVGKWAEDNKIAYTTYTDLSAKEEVYDLILKEVDKVNAQLIEKHRVKKFVLLYKELDADDGELTRTRKVRRGFIIEKYQEIFNALYTDAKDVFTTATIKLQDGRIKTFHTTLKIMFVK; via the coding sequence ATGGGTATGACACTTCTTCATTATTTTTTTGAAAGATATAAGAAAAATCCTAAAAAAGTTTCATTCAGGGAAAAGGATCTCGGGATATGGAAAGAGTATACCTGGACCGATTACTTTGAAAAGGTAACAAAAGTGGCAATCTACTTTGAATCACTGGGGTTGAAGAAGGGGGATACCATTGCAATAATTGGGGACAATAAGCCTGAATGGATAATCTCCGAAATTGCCGCACAGCTTTTGGGTGCCTATCCGATCGGTATTTATCAGGATTCTATTTCAAGTGAAGTGGAATATATCCTTACTAAGGCTGAATCGAAGGTGGTGGTGGCGGAAGATCAGGAACAGGTGGATAAGGTATTGGAAAATGTGGATAAATTTCCACAACTAAAAAAGATCATTTATTACGACAGTAAAGGGATGTATCAATACAGGGATGAATTGTTGATCTTTTTTGATGACATTTTTCAACAGGTTTCTAAAACAGATCTGGATAGCTATTTTGAAGAGAAGTTAAAATTACTTAACGAAAACGATATTGCAGTCATGTGCACAACTTCCGGGACAACCGGACATCCCAAGCTGGCCATGTTGAGTCATAAAAACATGATCTTTATGGCCACATCTCTTGCGAAGGCTGATCCAAAGTATGAGTCGGATGAATTTGTTTCTTTTCTACCTCTCCCCTGGATTGGTGAGCAGATGATGAGTGTTGCAAGTGCTCTTATATTTGGTTTTACTGTAAACTTCCCTGAAAGCCATAATACAGTTCAGGAGGATATGAAGGAGATAGGGCCACGTATAATCTTTTCCCCCCCAAGGGTTTGGGAGAATATAGCATCTTCTGTCAATATGAAGATTATGGATGCAACCCCTTTTAAAAGGTTTATTTACAACCTATGTCTTCCTATAGGTTATAAGTATGCCGAATTAAAGTTTGATAAAAAGAAACCGTCTTTTTTTCAGAAGATACAGTATATAATTGCATATATACTTCTTTTCAGAAAGCTGAAGGAGAGGCTTGGGTTTAGTTTTTTAAGATCTGCAATGACTGGTGGCGCTGCACTGGGGCCAGATACATTTAAATTTTTTCATGCACTTGGCATAGAATTAAAACAGATTTATGGACAGACAGAAATTGCAGGTATCTCATGTATTCATAGAAGTGATGATATAGATTTTACCTCAGTGGGTAAACCGATCGAAGGGACGGAAGTAAGAATTACAGAAGCAGGGGAGATTATATCCAGGAGTGATGCGGTTTTCGTGGGGTACTACAAAGATGAAAAAGCCACAGCCGAAACTGTAAGGGATGGTTGGTTGTATTCCGGAGATGCTGGTTACTTTGATGACAACGGAAAGCTTGTGGTGATTGATAGAATGAAAGATCTAATGTATCTGTCTGATGGCACAAGATTTTCTCCACAATTTATAGAAAATAAACTCAAGTTTAGCCCTTTCATAAAGGAAGCCGTCGTCCTGGGTGATAAAAAAGATTACATCACTGCCATCATCAATATCGATATGGGGATAGTGGGAAAATGGGCGGAGGATAACAAAATAGCATATACCACCTACACAGATCTCTCCGCAAAAGAGGAGGTATATGATCTTATTCTCAAAGAGGTGGATAAGGTAAATGCTCAACTGATCGAAAAACATAGAGTAAAGAAATTTGTTTTACTTTACAAAGAGCTGGATGCGGATGATGGGGAGCTCACAAGGACGAGGAAGGTTCGTAGGGGATTCATCATAGAGAAGTATCAAGAGATATTCAATGCTCTTTACACTGATGCTAAGGATGTTTTTACCACCGCCACCATAAAGCTTCAGGATGGCAGGATTAAAACTTTTCATACAACTTTAAAGATTATGTTTGTTAAATGA
- a CDS encoding GntR family transcriptional regulator — protein MSSNILLDSKPLRERIADRIRADIVKGVFSDGERLIEPKLAEIYGISRTPIREALRQLESEGFIEIVPRKGAVVKELTIRDIDNLYAIKANLEGLAARQAVNFISDKEIDRLVNMNEKFISLFNGSENIVEEYLRYNISFHNLFIKYSQNDKLIEILEGLNKNFQRFRSFLVSKVDRVREAYLEHKRIIEAFKDRDPEKVEKAVRNHIESGWQYLRAKIQGAKQ, from the coding sequence GTGAGTAGTAATATATTGTTGGATAGCAAACCTCTTAGAGAGAGGATTGCTGATAGAATTAGGGCTGATATTGTTAAAGGTGTTTTTAGCGATGGTGAAAGGCTTATTGAACCAAAGCTTGCTGAGATTTATGGTATCAGCAGAACACCAATTAGGGAAGCTTTGAGGCAGTTGGAGAGTGAAGGTTTCATTGAGATTGTTCCCCGAAAAGGGGCTGTGGTGAAGGAATTGACCATAAGGGATATCGACAATCTTTATGCAATCAAAGCTAATCTGGAGGGGCTTGCCGCAAGACAGGCTGTTAATTTTATCTCTGACAAAGAGATAGATCGGCTTGTTAATATGAATGAAAAATTTATTTCTCTGTTTAATGGGAGTGAAAACATCGTGGAGGAGTATTTAAGGTATAATATCTCTTTCCATAACCTTTTTATTAAGTATTCCCAGAATGATAAGTTGATTGAGATTCTGGAAGGTCTCAATAAAAACTTTCAGAGGTTTAGAAGTTTTCTCGTTTCAAAGGTGGATAGGGTAAGGGAAGCATATCTGGAGCACAAGAGGATTATAGAAGCTTTTAAGGATAGGGATCCGGAAAAAGTGGAAAAAGCTGTTAGGAATCATATCGAAAGCGGATGGCAATATTTGAGGGCCAAAATTCAAGGAGCTAAACAATGA